One window of Quercus robur chromosome 12, dhQueRobu3.1, whole genome shotgun sequence genomic DNA carries:
- the LOC126709359 gene encoding uncharacterized protein LOC126709359, translating to MEEKLSSVAKTFTPSPIQELSHLAQRCNAINLAEGFPDFPAPSHIKNAAVSAINSDFNQYRHVQEICDHLAKIVKNMHGLDVNPLTDIAICCGQTEAFAAAVFAIIDRGDEVVLFDPSYETYEGCIAMAGGVPVFVALDPPHWTLDPNKLMKSITGRTKAIVLNSPQNPTGKVFTKDELEIIAGICRTRDCLAITDEVYEHITFDNEKHISLASFPGMQERTIITSSLSKTFSVTGWRVGWAIAPAFITSAIRNIHVKITDSAPAPFQEAALTALRSPPEYFESLRRDYEAKRDYIVKLLAGVGFKILFKPQGSFFLFAEIPENCPLSDLECVKELIQQAGVVAVPGRGFFHTNLSLKKSSEVDHSYQKRYIRFAFCKSNATLAAAAQKLLHSKGLKLHSIHKRDA from the exons ATGGAAGAGAAACTATCCTCTGTGGCAAAGACCTTTACCCCATCACCCATTCAAGAACTTTCTCATCTTGCTCAACGATGCAACGCTATCAACCTTGCTGAAGGCTTCCCAGACTTCCCTGCACCTTCTCATATAAAAAACGCAGCTGTTTCTGCCATTAATTCAGACTTCAACCAGTACAG GCATGTGCAAGAAATATGTGACCACTTGGCAAAGATAGTGAAGAACATGCATGGTTTGGATGTCAACCCACTTACTGATATAGCTATTTGCTGTGGCCAAACCGAGGCATTTGCAGCAGCAGTGTTTGCAA TCATAGACCGAGGTGATGAAGTTGTACTTTTTGACCCTTCATATGAAACATACGAAGGATGTATTGCCATGGCAGGGGGAGTCCCA GTATTTGTGGCACTTGATCCTCCTCATTGGACCTTGGATCCAAACAAACTCATGAAGTCTATTACTGGGAGAACAAAAGCTATTGTATTGAACAG TCCTCAGAATCCTACCGGCAAAGTTTTCACTAAAGATGAACTAGAGATTATTGCTGGAATATGCCGCACAAGGGATTGCCTAGCTATAACAGATGAA GTATATGAACATATAACATTTGACAATGAGAAACACATATCCCTTGCCTCATTTCCAGGAATGCAAGAGCGAACTATAATCACATCATCCTTGTCTAAAACTTTTAGTGTTACAG GTTGGAGGGTTGGATGGGCAATTGCTCCAGCTTTTATCACCTCTGCAATCAGAAACATACATGTTAAAATCACAGATTCTGCTCCAGCGCCTTTCCAGGAAGCTGCCTTGACTGCTTTGAGAAGCCCCCCAGAATACTTTGAATCATTGAGAAGA GATTATGAAGCAAAAAGAGATTACATTGTCAAGTTGCTTGCTGGGGTTGGttttaagattctgtttaaGCCTCAgggttcattttttttatttgcagaGATTCCTGAAAATTGCCCCCTTTCTGAT TTAGAATGTGTAAAAGAATTGATACAGCAGGCGGGAGTAGTGGCCGTTCCAGGTCGTGGATTTTTTCATACAAATTTATCCTTGAAGAAATCTTCTGAGGTAGATCATAGCTATCAGAAAAGATACATCAGGTTTGCTTTCTGTAAGAGTAATGCTACTTTGGCTGCAGCCGCACAAAAGCTTTTGCATTCCAAAGGTCTCAAGCTTCATTCTATTCATAAAAGGGATGCTTGA
- the LOC126709339 gene encoding uncharacterized protein LOC126709339 produces the protein MPASTPARDKKRKKMSALIDVAEEEEEEQRTPLLHNHNAAASTDDIVPSSPSPSNGPDSSPPAAPTPNQRLHSLDVFRGLTVALMILVDDAGGAFPSINHSPWFGVTLADFVMPFFLFGVGVSIALVFKRISNKSIATKKVVLRTIKLFILGLVLQGGYFHGRNDLTYGVDVDKIRWLGVLQRISIGYLLASMAEIWLVNNDIVDSATAFVKKYYIQWMFATSLCSVYMCLLYGLYVPNWEYEDLSMNLTGYASGTQIVHCEVRGSLEPPCNVVGLIDRVILGEHHLYQHPVYRRTKECSINSPDYGPLPQNAPGWCLAPFDPEGILSSLMAAITCFVGLQFGHILVHFKDQMQRVLLWSMLSFPLLIAGYVLELLGVPFCKPLYTLSYMCITAGASGLFLTIIFYIVDIKHFRKPTMLLEWMGMNALIVYALAACDLFPAAVQGFYWHSPENNLVDGTESLLQAMIHSEKWGTLVFVMLEILFWSIVAGFLHLKGIYLKL, from the exons ATGCCGGCGTCGACTCCAGCCcgagacaaaaaaagaaagaaaatgtcTGCGCTGATCGACGTGgcggaagaggaagaggaagagcaACGCACACCTCTTCTCCACAACCACAACGCAGCAGCATCCACTGATGACATCGTCCCCTCCTCCCCCTCCCCATCCAACGGCCCAGATTCATCCCCTCCCGCCGCTCCCACTCCCAATCAACGGCTCCACTCTCTCGATGTCTTCCGCGGCCTCACCGTCGCC TTGATGATTTTAGTAGACGATGCTGGAGGGGCATTTCCGTCCATTAATCACTCGCCCTGGTTCGGCGTCACACTCGCAGATTTTGTGATGCCATTTTTTCTCTTTGGTGTTGGTGTCTCTATTGCTCTAGTATTCAAG AGAATTTCTAACAAATCAATTGCTACAAAGAAAGTCGTGCTAAGGACAATCAAGCTGTTCATCCTAGGGTTGGTTTTGCAAG GTGGGTATTTTCATGGGCGTAACGATTTAACATATGGAGTTGATGTGGACAAGATACGTTGGCTAGGTGTATTACAG AGGATATCAATTGGATATCTGCTGGCTTCAATGGCGGAGATCTGGCTTGTTAACAACGATATTGTTGATTCAGCAACAGCTTTTGTGAAGAAATACTACATTCAGTG GATGTTCGCTACCTCACTATGCTCAGTATACATGTGCTTACTATATGGCCTTTACGTTCCGAACTGGGAATATGAAGATTTAAGCATGAATTTGACTGGTTATGCATCTGGTACTCAAATT GTTCATTGTGAAGTGAGGGGCAGTCTTGAGCCTCCTTGTAATGTGGTTGGCTTGATTGATCGAGTTATTCTTGGTGAACATCATCTTTATCAACATCCTGTGTACAGAAGAACAAAG GAATGCAGTATTAATTCTCCTGACTATGGACCTCTGCCACAAAATGCACCTGGGTGGTGCCTTGCACCATTTGATCCAGAGGGCATCTTAAG TTCATTGATGGCTGCTATCACATGTTTTGTGGGATTGCAATTTGGGCACATACTTGTGCATTTTAAG GACCAAATGCAGAGGGTCCTTTTATGGTCCATGTTATCATTCCCTCTATTAATTGCAGGATATGTTTTGGAGTTGCTAG GTGTTCCTTTCTGCAAGCCACTGTATACATTGAGCTATATGTGCATCACGGCAGGAGCATCAGGCTTGTTCCTAACCATTATCTTTTACATA GTTGATATCAAACATTTCAGAAAGCCCACAATGTTACTAGAATGGATGGGGATGAACGCTCTCATTGTATATGCTTTGGCTGCTTGTGATCTCTTCCCAGCAGCTGTGCAGGGTTTCTATTGGCATTCACCTGAAAATAACTTG GTTGATGGCACAGAATCGTTATTGCAGGCCATGATTCATTCAGAAAAGTGGGGTACCCTGGTGTTTGTAatgcttg